The Pseudomonas orientalis genome contains a region encoding:
- a CDS encoding IS3 family transposase (programmed frameshift), protein MSNQRYPEEFKIQAVKQVTEKQLPVSEVAARLGVSVHSLYAWVKRYTKPQEQRVEEDDQSAEVRRLRAELKRVTEERDNLKKGRRVLCQGVRLKYAFIKQQAGHYAIRRLCLTLKVHPSGYYAWLSEPKSARAKDDQRLLGLIKHSWLESGGVYGYRKIHDDLREVGESCGRHRVARLMRLEGLRSQTGYRRRPGKYGGKPAVASPNLLKRQFDVREPNKVWVTDITYIRTYEGWLYLAVVLDLFSRQIIGWSMKSQMTSDVAIDALLMAVWRRKPKQEVMIHSDQGSQYSSSDWRSFLKANNLVASMSRRGNCHDNAVAESFFQLLKRERIKRKIYTTRQDARDDVFDYIEMFYNPKRRHSFNNQLSPVEFEKRYAASLESV, encoded by the exons ATGAGCAACCAGCGTTATCCCGAAGAATTCAAAATCCAGGCGGTCAAGCAAGTGACCGAAAAGCAGCTTCCTGTCTCGGAGGTGGCTGCACGATTGGGTGTGTCTGTGCACAGCCTCTATGCCTGGGTTAAGCGCTACACCAAGCCTCAGGAACAGCGCGTTGAGGAGGATGATCAGAGCGCTGAGGTTCGTCGTCTACGTGCCGAGCTGAAACGGGTGACGGAGGAGCGAGACA ATCTTAAAAAAGGCCGCCGCGTACTTTGCCAAGGAGTGCGGCTGAAGTACGCCTTTATTAAGCAGCAAGCGGGTCATTACGCGATTCGACGGCTTTGCCTGACGCTCAAGGTTCATCCCAGCGGCTACTACGCGTGGCTATCAGAACCAAAATCTGCGCGAGCCAAGGACGATCAGCGACTGCTTGGATTGATCAAACACTCCTGGCTGGAAAGCGGTGGCGTTTATGGCTATCGAAAGATCCATGATGACCTGCGAGAGGTTGGTGAGAGCTGTGGCCGTCACCGGGTGGCTAGGTTGATGCGCCTTGAAGGTTTACGTTCTCAGACTGGGTATCGACGGAGGCCTGGAAAATACGGCGGTAAGCCAGCCGTTGCCTCACCGAACTTACTGAAGCGCCAATTCGATGTCAGAGAACCCAACAAAGTTTGGGTCACAGACATTACCTACATCCGAACATATGAAGGCTGGCTGTATTTGGCCGTGGTGCTCGATCTGTTTTCACGCCAGATCATTGGTTGGTCAATGAAGTCGCAGATGACCAGCGACGTAGCCATTGATGCACTGCTGATGGCGGTTTGGAGACGTAAGCCGAAGCAAGAGGTGATGATCCACTCGGATCAAGGCAGTCAGTACAGCAGCTCAGACTGGCGAAGCTTCTTGAAAGCTAACAACCTGGTAGCCAGCATGAGTCGTCGAGGTAATTGCCACGACAACGCTGTGGCGGAGAGCTTTTTCCAGTTGCTGAAGCGGGAACGGATCAAGCGTAAAATCTACACTACACGCCAGGATGCTCGAGATGATGTGTTCGATTACATCGAGATGTTTTACAACCCAAAACGACGCCACAGTTTCAACAATCAGCTGTCACCGGTAGAGTTTGAAAAGCGTTACGCAGCGAGCCTTGAGAGTGTCTAG
- a CDS encoding methyl-accepting chemotaxis protein, which produces MNRMTMNLRQLIGGLRDGVTQLASAAEQLSAVTEQTSAGVNTQRSETDQVATAMNEMAATVLEVARNAEQASHAAVSASKEARDGDGVVSKAVVQIETLASEVGRSKIAMDELKQESNKIGGVLEVIKAVAEQTNLLALNAAIEAARAGEAGRGFAVVADEVRSLAQRTQKSTEEIAELIEGLHDRTARVATSLENSRMLTDNSVELTREAGESIGSISRSISTIESMNQQIAASAEEQSAVAEEINRSVLNVRDISEQTASASEETASSSAELARLGVHLQGLMSKFVI; this is translated from the coding sequence ATGAATCGAATGACCATGAATTTACGACAATTGATAGGCGGTCTGCGTGACGGTGTCACACAATTGGCGAGCGCAGCCGAGCAATTGTCAGCAGTGACTGAGCAAACGAGCGCCGGGGTTAATACGCAGCGCAGCGAAACCGATCAGGTTGCAACTGCGATGAATGAAATGGCTGCCACCGTTCTGGAAGTCGCTAGAAATGCAGAGCAAGCTTCGCATGCAGCTGTTAGTGCTTCAAAGGAGGCTCGTGACGGTGATGGTGTAGTCTCCAAGGCCGTCGTTCAGATTGAAACGCTTGCAAGTGAAGTCGGTCGGTCCAAGATCGCGATGGATGAGCTGAAACAAGAGAGCAACAAGATAGGAGGGGTCCTTGAGGTGATTAAGGCTGTCGCAGAGCAAACTAACCTGCTGGCGCTTAACGCGGCCATCGAAGCCGCTCGCGCTGGTGAGGCTGGGCGCGGTTTTGCTGTAGTTGCTGATGAGGTCAGAAGTCTCGCTCAGCGGACCCAAAAGTCAACCGAGGAGATTGCGGAACTTATTGAGGGTCTACACGACCGTACTGCGCGCGTCGCGACTTCTCTGGAAAATAGTCGTATGCTTACTGATAATAGTGTTGAGTTAACTCGAGAAGCAGGCGAGTCCATTGGAAGTATTAGTCGATCAATTTCAACCATCGAATCAATGAACCAACAAATTGCTGCATCCGCTGAGGAGCAGAGTGCGGTGGCCGAGGAAATCAACCGAAGTGTTCTGAACGTACGGGATATTTCCGAGCAGACAGCTTCCGCAAGTGAGGAGACTGCTTCATCCAGTGCGGAGTTGGCACGATTGGGTGTGCACCTGCAGGGTTTGATGAGTAAGTTTGTCATATAG
- a CDS encoding helix-turn-helix domain-containing protein, protein MHEIGTRLKEERVRLKYSQKDFAAIGGVKANAQYKYEQGRRSPSALYLSQLADIGIDVQYVVTGRHSRGSDQSEFFSIFCQLTLRERRIVTELMEYFFNRY, encoded by the coding sequence ATGCATGAGATTGGCACACGCTTGAAAGAAGAGCGCGTTCGTCTGAAATACTCACAGAAAGATTTTGCCGCAATCGGCGGCGTCAAGGCAAATGCACAATACAAGTATGAGCAAGGGCGGAGAAGCCCCAGCGCGTTATACCTTTCTCAGTTGGCTGATATTGGAATTGATGTTCAGTACGTAGTGACGGGCAGGCACTCGAGGGGGTCCGACCAAAGCGAATTTTTTTCCATATTTTGCCAACTAACGCTCCGTGAACGCCGCATAGTTACTGAACTTATGGAATACTTTTTTAATCGCTATTGA
- a CDS encoding DNA adenine methylase — protein MSTPIIPWMGGKRRLADRLIPLFPPHECYVEVFAGGAALYFMRPQAAPVEVLNDINGDLVTLYRVVQNHLEEFVRQFKWALSSRQVFEWQKMTRPETLTDIQRAARFFYLQHHAFAGKVTGQTFGTATTGPAINLLRIEENLSAAWQRLSGTYVENLPWSDCAERYDRAHTFHYMDPPYWQTAGYGVDFPFENYERMADFMRLCKGKVMVSINDHPDIRRVFEGFHFEMVDIRYSTANARQGKTEATGELIIMNWEPAALGGLF, from the coding sequence ATGTCTACACCCATCATCCCTTGGATGGGCGGCAAACGCCGCCTGGCCGACCGCCTTATCCCGCTCTTCCCGCCACACGAATGCTACGTTGAAGTCTTTGCCGGCGGCGCCGCGCTCTACTTCATGCGTCCCCAGGCAGCGCCTGTTGAAGTGCTTAACGACATCAACGGCGACTTGGTCACGCTGTACCGCGTCGTGCAGAACCACCTGGAAGAATTTGTCCGCCAGTTCAAATGGGCGCTCAGTTCCCGCCAGGTGTTCGAGTGGCAAAAGATGACCCGTCCGGAAACCCTCACCGACATCCAGCGCGCCGCCCGATTCTTTTACCTGCAGCACCATGCTTTTGCCGGCAAGGTGACGGGGCAGACGTTCGGCACTGCTACGACCGGCCCGGCCATTAACCTGCTGCGGATCGAGGAAAACCTGTCTGCAGCGTGGCAGCGGTTGTCCGGCACATACGTTGAGAACCTTCCTTGGTCGGACTGCGCTGAGCGCTACGACCGTGCGCACACCTTTCACTACATGGATCCGCCTTACTGGCAGACGGCAGGCTATGGCGTGGATTTTCCTTTTGAAAACTACGAGCGCATGGCCGACTTTATGCGGCTCTGCAAAGGTAAGGTGATGGTCAGCATCAACGATCACCCTGATATTCGGCGAGTGTTTGAGGGGTTTCACTTTGAGATGGTGGACATTCGTTACAGCACCGCGAATGCGCGGCAGGGCAAGACCGAAGCCACCGGAGAGTTGATAATCATGAACTGGGAGCCTGCAGCATTGGGAGGCCTGTTCTGA
- a CDS encoding lysis system i-spanin subunit Rz, protein MRLFDLIPAQFRIAAIGLLLLVVVAGSAALAWTAQDWRYGSVLERQARLQADTLNEISQASAALQRTEQDKRHALELRLQDKDETHYKELTDEQIKQVRLRDRLATADLRLSVVLAATETTGSCSVPTTTATGRVVHGTTRAQLDPAHAQRIIGITDAGDRGLIALRACQAYAKEVSTPK, encoded by the coding sequence ATGCGTCTCTTCGATCTGATCCCCGCGCAGTTCCGTATCGCCGCTATCGGCTTGCTGTTGTTGGTGGTGGTCGCAGGATCCGCAGCATTGGCCTGGACTGCTCAGGACTGGCGTTATGGCAGCGTGCTGGAGCGGCAAGCCCGGCTGCAGGCGGACACCCTCAACGAAATATCCCAAGCGTCTGCTGCTTTGCAGCGTACCGAGCAGGACAAGCGCCATGCCCTGGAGCTCCGCCTGCAGGACAAAGACGAAACCCACTACAAGGAATTGACCGATGAGCAAATCAAGCAGGTTCGTCTGCGTGATCGCCTGGCTACTGCTGATCTGCGGCTGTCAGTCGTACTCGCCGCCACCGAAACCACCGGCAGCTGTTCAGTGCCAACCACCACCGCCACCGGCCGCGTGGTTCATGGCACCACAAGAGCCCAACTTGACCCAGCGCATGCTCAACGAATTATCGGAATCACCGATGCCGGCGACCGAGGATTGATCGCCCTGCGGGCCTGTCAGGCTTACGCAAAAGAAGTTTCTACACCGAAGTAA
- a CDS encoding glycoside hydrolase family 19 protein, with amino-acid sequence MPITEQQLQHIMPNARRQAGVFVSALNAAMAHRQINTPKRQAAFLAQLGHESGQLQYVRELGGDQYLSKYDTGTLAAKLGNTPAADGDGQRYRGRGLIQVTGHDNYLRCSLALFGDERLLRTPELLEQPQWAAESAAWFWSVNGLNALADQDQFNTITRRINGGLNGLEDRLQLWARARAVLCVSSI; translated from the coding sequence ATGCCCATCACTGAGCAACAGCTGCAACACATCATGCCAAACGCCCGCCGCCAAGCGGGCGTTTTTGTATCTGCCCTGAACGCCGCAATGGCGCATCGGCAGATCAATACACCGAAACGCCAGGCCGCTTTCCTGGCGCAGCTTGGTCACGAGTCTGGTCAACTGCAGTACGTCCGCGAGCTGGGCGGGGATCAATACCTGAGTAAATACGATACCGGCACTCTGGCTGCCAAGCTTGGTAATACGCCAGCTGCAGATGGTGATGGTCAGCGCTATCGTGGCCGAGGGTTGATCCAGGTGACCGGGCACGATAACTACCTGCGCTGCAGCCTGGCACTGTTCGGCGATGAGCGATTGTTGCGCACCCCCGAGCTGCTCGAGCAGCCGCAATGGGCGGCAGAGTCGGCGGCGTGGTTCTGGTCTGTAAACGGGCTGAATGCGCTCGCGGATCAGGACCAGTTCAACACCATCACTCGCCGGATCAACGGCGGCCTTAATGGTCTGGAGGATCGGCTGCAGTTGTGGGCTAGGGCGAGGGCCGTGTTATGCGTCTCTTCGATCTGA
- a CDS encoding phage late control D family protein, whose translation MTPTFRIVADGADITSKINDRLLLLRTSDKPGMESDEFELRIDDRDGQVQLPRRGSSIEIYLGYAETSLMRLGLYAVDTVEVSGPPDTIVIKGKASDMRGSGKTIRSGSWENAPLSKIVADIAARNGWQAGCPVATKVARVDQLNESDFNFITRLAKQYDCTAKVADGKLLVMPRQGGQTASGKTVGAITLTRSDLSRWQFSLGDRNSHKAVATKHQNKNDGKLAVVTIDNDDAPDGLPAVHTDRHIYPNKTAAESAAKARLAAFNRSTADVRFEMPGRTDIFAERLINAQGFKVGLDGEYLADSVEQVFTQSGWSTTVECNAGKKGKSKGKKKKETKPLKVVSVEKL comes from the coding sequence ATGACCCCAACTTTCCGTATCGTTGCCGACGGTGCCGATATTACGTCCAAGATCAATGACCGACTGTTGTTGCTTAGGACTTCTGACAAGCCGGGTATGGAGTCCGACGAGTTTGAATTGCGTATCGATGACCGGGACGGCCAGGTGCAGTTGCCCCGGCGCGGTAGCTCAATCGAGATTTATCTGGGCTATGCCGAAACGTCATTGATGCGCCTAGGCCTTTACGCGGTCGACACGGTAGAAGTTTCCGGCCCGCCGGACACGATTGTGATCAAGGGTAAAGCCAGCGATATGCGCGGCAGTGGTAAGACTATCCGCAGCGGAAGCTGGGAGAATGCGCCGTTGTCGAAGATCGTGGCCGACATCGCGGCTCGAAATGGCTGGCAGGCAGGCTGTCCGGTGGCGACGAAGGTCGCTCGGGTGGATCAGCTCAACGAGTCCGACTTTAATTTCATCACGCGCCTGGCTAAGCAATACGATTGCACGGCCAAGGTCGCAGATGGCAAGTTGTTGGTGATGCCGCGCCAGGGAGGGCAGACAGCCAGCGGCAAAACGGTCGGGGCGATCACGTTAACCCGCAGCGATCTCAGTCGCTGGCAGTTCAGCTTGGGGGATCGCAATTCGCACAAAGCCGTGGCGACTAAGCATCAGAACAAAAATGACGGCAAGTTGGCGGTGGTCACCATCGACAACGATGACGCCCCAGACGGCTTGCCGGCGGTGCACACGGATCGGCATATCTATCCGAACAAGACTGCTGCTGAATCAGCAGCCAAGGCAAGGTTGGCGGCATTCAATCGATCGACCGCCGACGTGCGTTTCGAGATGCCTGGCAGGACTGACATTTTTGCCGAGCGACTGATCAACGCCCAGGGCTTCAAGGTCGGGCTGGATGGCGAATACCTGGCGGATTCGGTGGAGCAGGTGTTTACCCAATCTGGCTGGTCGACCACGGTCGAGTGCAATGCCGGCAAGAAAGGCAAATCCAAGGGTAAGAAAAAGAAGGAAACGAAGCCGCTCAAGGTCGTGAGCGTCGAGAAGCTGTAA
- a CDS encoding tail protein X codes for MATTCRTSDGDMLDVICNNFYGHLNGSVEAVLDANQGLADEPQPFRAGVVIVLPDLPAPAEEGISLWD; via the coding sequence ATGGCGACGACATGCAGAACGTCTGACGGGGACATGCTCGATGTCATATGCAATAACTTTTACGGGCACTTGAACGGCAGTGTTGAGGCGGTTCTGGACGCCAATCAGGGGTTGGCAGACGAACCCCAGCCTTTCCGCGCTGGTGTGGTGATCGTACTACCGGATCTGCCAGCCCCGGCCGAGGAAGGGATTAGCTTGTGGGACTGA
- a CDS encoding phage tail protein produces the protein MAYMEQMQSGLKYLVEAGEAGRRSADGMLGPVNGAIRELTGAASELENIPFVGPAVGAKLQRVMRGVDAAQAKAGQVLAVYGRATRAATEVQDRMGTLKEQAGKAATAINKIAGKVNPSLANIVPTSAFSMDATPAPEAVKPFPHLLIIQPRDPKIQPYYFNLDTAAFDELTRSTEFRWASQERLSRRPAQQAVGMGDEKLTLKGTIYPGFKGGLKQLDTLRTIGGRLQPLTLTTGYGEVIGTWCLKSINEEQGALMHGGIPRKQVFTLEFTRYGDDMQNV, from the coding sequence ATGGCTTATATGGAACAGATGCAGTCGGGCCTCAAGTACCTGGTTGAGGCCGGGGAGGCTGGCAGACGTAGCGCTGACGGCATGCTTGGACCTGTTAACGGCGCGATAAGGGAACTCACGGGGGCCGCGTCCGAGCTGGAAAATATTCCGTTCGTGGGGCCTGCTGTCGGTGCCAAGCTACAGCGGGTGATGCGCGGCGTGGATGCAGCACAGGCCAAGGCCGGCCAGGTGCTGGCTGTGTACGGACGTGCGACACGCGCCGCCACCGAGGTGCAGGATCGGATGGGCACGCTCAAGGAGCAGGCGGGTAAGGCTGCAACAGCGATCAACAAGATCGCCGGCAAGGTTAACCCCTCGTTGGCAAACATCGTTCCCACCAGTGCATTTTCCATGGATGCCACACCGGCGCCGGAAGCGGTGAAGCCGTTCCCGCACCTGCTGATCATCCAGCCCAGGGATCCTAAGATTCAGCCTTATTATTTCAACTTGGATACGGCGGCTTTCGATGAATTGACTCGCTCGACTGAATTCCGGTGGGCTTCACAGGAGCGGCTATCGCGGCGCCCGGCGCAGCAGGCCGTGGGCATGGGCGATGAAAAGCTCACACTCAAAGGTACGATTTATCCGGGCTTCAAGGGCGGCCTCAAGCAGCTCGACACTTTACGCACCATCGGTGGGCGCCTGCAGCCGCTCACTCTGACCACGGGTTATGGCGAGGTCATTGGCACCTGGTGTCTTAAGTCGATCAACGAGGAGCAGGGCGCGCTGATGCACGGCGGCATTCCGCGTAAACAAGTATTCACTCTGGAGTTCACGCGCTATGGCGACGACATGCAGAACGTCTGA
- a CDS encoding phage tail tape measure protein, which yields MANKIALGLVIGGAVSSTVGAAFKDVTGRIKRLEAEGNKARVLQRTIGDTIRLRDEWKKAHDSGSEGASKLLGRLNSNLDSLKKQGIEVGRLEKAYRSMGQTAIKAELKAKGHQQIDAGRTGMKSAVGAAVVGVGVLAVPTKVSADFGAIVRDIAIKAGIANKPQEQEMSRKIIDTSRDTGMARNDVADVVNQLVGAGMDLSKALEYAPVAAKFVVGQGSSGVDTAKMINALGQNARITDPRQMQQALEAIAYQGQAGSFEAADMAKWFPELLANMGSLGITGMDAVTQLGAMLQVQMKSAGGADEAANNLKNWMGKIGSGDTVKAYAKAGIDYKGSMQTGLQNGMSTLETSMSLAQKYIQATDPKRAAAMAEATAKISKESDPEKAKAMMASLEESLRTGDLFADMQVKAALSAYMQNKALYSQLKNESGDATGILDKNLSERREASSQKWAEMAQSMDDAMRSVGDALRPVTDTVAEGLTKVTRGITSLSDSAPGVVTGIAAVGGGLVALKGLLSSFKIAKGLLNVARGSLGGKSGEVQKVFVTNSKEGAGGVGKGGEAKGKTGKALSLVETGLKTIAALKGESVDGEGKDESKTGKLDIVATGLKVVSLAKEAVSDDDGARGEEAAAIGDGVQKVFVVNLSKMGPAGGPGEARRRGRSSRRNIPRRRPTSLRARMPAPRPPVPRPAIPAPRPPLPRPVAAAPRPPLPLPRPAAAAPRPALPLPRPATAAPRPPVPRPAAAATRPPLTRPAAAAPRPPLTRPAAAAPRPPLPRPAVAAPRPPLPRPAALAPRPPLPRPAVPASRPPLPRPTAPAQRPALPRPAAPVPRPLIPPVSIPSGAIAKLGGVVQAVGKIGKAAKAIPGGSLIEAGAMAFDTYENAKTKDEKAEGYGAAAGNLAGTMAGAAAGAAIGSVVPIIGTAIGGLVGAYLGSIGGSALGSAAGKSWFGGEDEKPAPPVTPLLMAPRPGPAIPSLAAMGKSFNRADGTGALLMAPAPQAPALGDVARSLAVSAPTKPAAAAIQPKEPEKPVPAKVDQQFQYSLNMPVTVQGDVKDPQRLAQDLMPHMRLMMADAAKQNAAKLYDEPHL from the coding sequence ATGGCGAACAAAATTGCCCTCGGGCTGGTGATCGGCGGCGCCGTCAGTTCGACAGTCGGTGCTGCGTTTAAAGATGTAACAGGGCGCATCAAGCGTCTTGAGGCTGAAGGCAACAAGGCGCGTGTCCTGCAGCGCACTATCGGTGACACCATTCGCCTGCGCGACGAGTGGAAGAAAGCCCACGACAGCGGATCAGAGGGCGCGTCCAAGTTGTTGGGCCGGTTGAACTCCAACCTCGATAGTTTGAAAAAACAGGGAATCGAAGTCGGCCGACTGGAGAAAGCCTATCGCTCTATGGGCCAGACCGCCATCAAGGCCGAGCTCAAAGCTAAGGGGCATCAGCAGATCGATGCTGGCAGGACTGGCATGAAAAGCGCTGTCGGCGCCGCTGTCGTTGGCGTCGGTGTGCTGGCAGTTCCAACGAAGGTCAGCGCTGACTTTGGGGCCATTGTTCGTGACATCGCGATCAAGGCCGGCATTGCCAACAAACCGCAAGAGCAGGAGATGTCGCGCAAGATCATTGATACGTCGCGCGACACGGGCATGGCGCGTAACGATGTAGCCGATGTGGTTAACCAATTGGTTGGCGCCGGCATGGATTTGAGCAAGGCCCTGGAATATGCGCCAGTCGCGGCCAAGTTCGTCGTGGGGCAAGGGTCAAGCGGTGTTGATACAGCAAAGATGATCAACGCACTGGGGCAGAATGCCAGGATCACAGATCCTAGGCAGATGCAGCAGGCCCTGGAAGCAATTGCCTACCAAGGGCAGGCAGGTAGCTTTGAAGCGGCCGACATGGCTAAGTGGTTTCCTGAGCTGTTGGCGAACATGGGCAGCCTCGGCATTACCGGCATGGATGCGGTTACACAATTGGGTGCCATGCTGCAAGTGCAGATGAAATCTGCCGGCGGCGCCGATGAGGCGGCAAACAATCTCAAGAACTGGATGGGCAAAATCGGCTCTGGCGACACCGTCAAGGCGTATGCAAAGGCGGGTATTGATTACAAAGGGTCGATGCAGACCGGTTTGCAAAACGGTATGTCCACCCTTGAAACCAGTATGTCACTGGCGCAGAAGTACATTCAGGCCACGGATCCGAAGCGCGCGGCGGCGATGGCTGAGGCGACGGCGAAGATCAGCAAGGAGTCCGACCCGGAGAAAGCCAAGGCCATGATGGCCTCGCTGGAAGAGTCACTGCGTACCGGTGACCTGTTCGCTGACATGCAGGTAAAGGCTGCGCTTTCTGCCTATATGCAGAACAAGGCGCTGTACAGCCAGCTTAAAAACGAATCGGGCGATGCAACGGGCATTCTCGACAAAAACCTCAGTGAGCGACGTGAGGCTTCTTCGCAGAAGTGGGCCGAAATGGCCCAGTCAATGGATGACGCCATGCGCAGCGTCGGGGACGCCCTGCGCCCGGTGACAGACACCGTGGCGGAAGGACTGACCAAAGTCACCAGGGGTATTACCTCGCTGTCTGACAGCGCACCAGGTGTGGTGACGGGCATCGCGGCGGTCGGTGGAGGGCTTGTTGCGCTCAAGGGGCTGCTCAGTTCGTTCAAAATCGCTAAAGGTTTGCTCAACGTCGCGCGGGGATCGTTGGGTGGCAAATCCGGCGAAGTGCAAAAGGTCTTTGTGACTAACTCCAAGGAGGGCGCAGGGGGCGTTGGAAAGGGCGGCGAAGCAAAAGGCAAGACCGGCAAGGCCCTGTCGTTAGTTGAGACTGGGCTCAAGACAATAGCCGCTCTCAAGGGTGAATCGGTTGATGGTGAGGGAAAGGATGAGAGTAAGACCGGTAAGCTAGACATCGTCGCGACTGGCCTCAAAGTGGTTTCGCTGGCTAAAGAAGCGGTATCTGACGATGACGGCGCGAGAGGTGAAGAGGCTGCGGCGATTGGCGACGGCGTCCAAAAGGTCTTCGTCGTTAACTTGAGTAAAATGGGGCCTGCTGGGGGGCCAGGTGAAGCCCGCCGTCGTGGTCGAAGTTCAAGACGTAATATCCCGCGACGTCGGCCGACCTCGCTGCGTGCTCGGATGCCGGCGCCGCGTCCGCCGGTACCACGGCCTGCCATACCGGCTCCGCGTCCGCCGCTGCCACGGCCTGTAGCAGCGGCACCGCGTCCGCCACTGCCACTGCCACGGCCTGCAGCGGCGGCGCCGCGTCCGGCACTGCCACTGCCACGGCCCGCAACAGCGGCACCGCGTCCGCCGGTACCACGGCCTGCAGCAGCGGCTACGCGTCCGCCGCTGACACGGCCTGCAGCAGCGGCTCCGCGTCCGCCGCTGACACGGCCCGCAGCAGCGGCTCCGCGTCCGCCGCTGCCACGGCCTGCAGTAGCGGCTCCGCGTCCGCCGCTGCCACGGCCTGCAGCACTGGCTCCGCGCCCGCCGCTTCCACGGCCTGCAGTACCGGCTTCGCGTCCGCCGCTGCCACGGCCTACAGCGCCGGCTCAGCGTCCAGCGCTGCCACGTCCTGCAGCACCGGTCCCGCGTCCGCTTATTCCACCAGTTTCGATTCCAAGCGGGGCGATAGCGAAACTGGGCGGGGTTGTGCAAGCGGTCGGTAAGATCGGTAAAGCCGCCAAGGCAATACCTGGTGGCTCGCTCATCGAGGCCGGCGCCATGGCCTTTGACACCTATGAAAATGCTAAGACCAAGGACGAAAAAGCCGAGGGTTATGGCGCGGCCGCTGGCAATCTCGCCGGTACTATGGCCGGTGCTGCTGCAGGAGCGGCTATTGGCTCGGTGGTGCCTATCATCGGCACCGCTATTGGTGGTCTGGTAGGCGCTTACTTAGGGAGCATTGGTGGTTCGGCGCTGGGCAGTGCTGCAGGTAAGTCGTGGTTCGGAGGGGAGGACGAAAAGCCCGCGCCACCGGTAACGCCGTTGCTGATGGCGCCTCGACCGGGCCCAGCCATTCCAAGCTTGGCCGCCATGGGCAAGTCATTCAACCGGGCGGACGGTACGGGTGCATTGCTGATGGCACCTGCACCGCAAGCGCCGGCCCTGGGTGATGTAGCGCGCTCTCTGGCCGTGTCAGCGCCGACCAAACCAGCGGCTGCAGCGATCCAGCCCAAAGAGCCGGAAAAGCCTGTCCCTGCCAAAGTGGATCAGCAGTTTCAGTACTCGCTGAATATGCCGGTTACGGTGCAAGGGGATGTGAAAGACCCACAACGCTTGGCTCAGGACCTCATGCCGCATATGCGGCTAATGATGGCTGACGCGGCGAAACAAAATGCCGCAAAGCTGTACGACGAACCGCACCTGTAA
- a CDS encoding phage tail assembly protein, with product MNKATSKAVPAWLSLTALAAVVTLTRPTNANGVLVETLTLRAPLVREVRAADRASSGDEEQRELMLFAGLAEVGVKDLEGLKLADYRRVQAAYAHLVPDTDYSESMPSWLSVNTDRVQVTLTCPSVINGVSVDTLALRSPTVGDVRAANRDAGADDEQRELILFAALAGAPVADLEGLKLVDFNRLQAGYFRLDQDDGV from the coding sequence ATGAATAAAGCAACGTCTAAAGCAGTACCGGCTTGGCTATCACTCACTGCGCTTGCAGCCGTGGTAACGCTCACTCGACCTACCAATGCCAACGGCGTGCTGGTCGAAACATTGACCTTGCGGGCCCCGCTGGTACGGGAAGTGCGGGCAGCCGACCGCGCTTCTAGCGGCGACGAAGAACAGCGAGAGCTGATGTTGTTTGCTGGTTTGGCTGAGGTGGGAGTTAAGGATCTTGAGGGCCTGAAGCTGGCGGACTACCGCCGTGTTCAAGCCGCTTATGCGCACTTGGTGCCTGATACCGACTATTCGGAGTCAATGCCGTCGTGGCTGTCGGTCAACACTGATCGCGTCCAGGTCACCCTGACCTGCCCGAGCGTAATCAATGGTGTATCAGTTGATACCTTGGCCCTGCGCTCCCCAACAGTGGGTGATGTGCGCGCCGCTAATCGTGACGCGGGCGCGGACGACGAACAGCGGGAGCTGATTTTGTTTGCTGCGCTTGCCGGTGCGCCTGTCGCCGATCTGGAGGGCCTGAAGCTGGTGGATTTTAATCGCCTGCAGGCCGGCTATTTTCGTCTGGACCAAGACGACGGGGTTTAA